The Corallococcus soli genome has a window encoding:
- a CDS encoding AgmX/PglI C-terminal domain-containing protein — MALQTAHKLLRVGVIQDGRIVEEHHVLHDSVTIGDDARNTIVLPAAQERPGRFKVLENRSNQFHLIIDEHMQGRVNLGSSDVDFDALRSQGLATRREDATFDLPLQESARGKVELADATLFFHFVPAPPEGSKPVLPPELKSSSWRTLDQLFFVILTAMLVLYVLSIALIVTRPPAVEAEVELEQLEDRFVRAFIPPQAPVKEQPKDTGTSPEKKTDEPKAPPKKTATATAAPAGNPAEQRERLASRVAGTGLLKILGSKGEGGALENVLGGDMGGTSVAEALSGAKSGDGALAVGSGGNGIANPQGDTGGKVAAIGVQGTTGAGKVDTGTRQTVRAPQVADAAAEVDSSEVSPKDMARFIQRMKASIQRCYEKELKRDPTLKGRVMVRFNLKPNGRAENIEVEQSTLRSEGVSSCIITTIRGWTFPFKPSDDVPVSYPFIFSSGD; from the coding sequence ATGGCCCTTCAAACCGCCCACAAGCTGCTGCGCGTCGGCGTCATCCAGGATGGCCGCATCGTCGAGGAGCATCACGTCCTCCACGACTCCGTCACCATCGGCGATGACGCCCGCAACACCATCGTCCTGCCCGCGGCCCAGGAGCGCCCCGGGCGCTTCAAGGTGCTGGAGAACCGCTCCAACCAGTTCCACCTCATCATCGACGAGCACATGCAGGGCCGCGTCAACCTGGGCTCGTCCGACGTGGACTTCGACGCGCTGCGCTCGCAGGGCCTCGCCACGCGCCGCGAGGACGCCACCTTCGACCTGCCCCTCCAGGAGAGCGCGCGCGGCAAGGTGGAGCTCGCCGACGCGACGCTCTTCTTCCACTTCGTCCCCGCGCCCCCGGAGGGCTCCAAGCCCGTCCTCCCGCCGGAGCTGAAGTCCAGCTCCTGGCGCACATTGGATCAGCTCTTCTTCGTCATCCTCACGGCGATGCTGGTGCTCTACGTGCTCAGCATCGCGCTCATCGTCACCCGGCCCCCGGCGGTGGAGGCGGAGGTCGAACTGGAGCAGCTGGAAGACCGCTTCGTGCGCGCCTTCATCCCGCCCCAGGCCCCCGTGAAGGAGCAGCCGAAGGACACCGGCACCAGCCCGGAGAAGAAGACGGACGAACCCAAGGCCCCGCCGAAGAAGACCGCCACCGCGACCGCCGCGCCCGCGGGCAATCCTGCGGAGCAGCGTGAGCGGCTGGCGTCGAGGGTGGCCGGCACGGGCCTGCTCAAGATCCTGGGCAGCAAGGGCGAAGGCGGGGCCCTGGAGAACGTGCTCGGCGGCGACATGGGCGGCACCAGCGTGGCGGAAGCGCTCTCCGGCGCGAAGTCTGGCGACGGCGCGCTCGCGGTGGGCTCCGGCGGCAACGGCATCGCCAACCCCCAGGGTGACACCGGCGGCAAGGTGGCGGCCATCGGCGTGCAGGGCACGACGGGTGCGGGCAAGGTGGACACCGGCACCCGGCAGACCGTCCGGGCGCCCCAGGTGGCGGACGCGGCGGCGGAGGTGGACAGCTCCGAGGTCAGCCCCAAGGACATGGCGCGCTTCATCCAGCGCATGAAGGCGTCCATCCAGCGCTGCTACGAGAAGGAGCTCAAGCGGGACCCCACCCTCAAGGGCAGGGTCATGGTCCGCTTCAACCTCAAGCCCAACGGTCGCGCGGAAAACATCGAGGTGGAGCAGAGCACCCTGCGCTCCGAGGGCGTCAGCAGTTGCATCATCACCACCATCCGCGGCTGGACGTTCCCTTTCAAACCGAGTGACGACGTCCCCGTCTCGTACCCGTTCATCTTCTCGTCAGGAGATTAG
- a CDS encoding tetratricopeptide repeat protein, producing MSHLQRFTLTGLTLWLSACASAPATRTDPALTGPTAGAIASPSTAAKSAPEAKEAAPSPRSTSGQEKDFTRAVEIARRGELSIAETALKALLERSPKLAPAWTNLGIVQERQGRLPDAERSYRQALALDSSLESAWDCLVRLSARTGRVASLEAELRESLAREDSVARRTALALALLLQKKHAPAVTEARRALQANEQHVPAMQVLAQVYAREGKYELASMVLGNALAIDAQDAATLNALGLVHLGLKERPLALERFRQAIALRPDFAEARNNLGTLLNEGEDYAAARVELEAAVRAAPDFASAHLNLGNALRGEGDFARALAEYERVLQLQPDGKDPYFNLAILHLDLEPAGMDTLERLQKAVSYLAEYQARGGDDERTAQYVKDANKGIDRETRRRERERKEGLRKAAEAAAKPAEAPAKPAEAPAKPPDASVKPTGATAKSPEPSTPSGAPKPAAPPAKAPEAATTPAPSPGPPAARPAASAKVPSEVR from the coding sequence ATGAGCCACCTCCAGCGATTCACGCTCACGGGCCTGACGCTCTGGCTGTCCGCCTGCGCCTCCGCTCCCGCGACGCGCACGGACCCGGCGCTCACCGGCCCCACGGCGGGCGCCATCGCGAGCCCGAGCACGGCCGCCAAGTCCGCCCCCGAGGCAAAGGAGGCAGCCCCTTCGCCCAGGTCCACCTCCGGCCAGGAGAAGGACTTCACCCGCGCGGTGGAGATCGCCCGGCGCGGGGAGCTGAGCATCGCGGAGACGGCGCTCAAGGCCCTGCTGGAGCGGTCGCCGAAGCTCGCGCCCGCGTGGACGAACCTGGGCATCGTGCAGGAGCGCCAGGGCCGCCTGCCCGACGCGGAGCGCTCCTACCGGCAGGCGCTCGCGCTGGATTCCTCTCTGGAGAGCGCCTGGGACTGCCTGGTGCGGCTGTCCGCGCGCACCGGCCGCGTGGCCTCGCTGGAAGCGGAGCTGCGCGAGTCGCTGGCCAGGGAGGACTCGGTGGCGCGGCGCACGGCGCTCGCGCTCGCGCTCCTCCTGCAGAAGAAGCACGCGCCCGCCGTCACCGAGGCCCGCCGCGCGCTCCAGGCCAACGAGCAGCACGTGCCCGCGATGCAGGTGCTCGCGCAGGTGTACGCCCGCGAGGGCAAGTACGAGCTGGCGTCCATGGTGCTGGGCAACGCGCTCGCCATCGACGCGCAAGACGCGGCCACGCTCAACGCGCTGGGGCTCGTGCACCTGGGCCTCAAGGAGCGCCCGCTGGCACTGGAGCGCTTCCGTCAGGCCATCGCCCTGCGCCCGGACTTCGCGGAGGCGCGCAACAACCTGGGCACCCTGCTCAACGAGGGCGAGGACTACGCCGCCGCCCGCGTGGAGCTGGAGGCCGCCGTGCGCGCCGCGCCGGACTTCGCCTCCGCCCACCTCAACCTGGGCAACGCCCTGCGCGGGGAAGGGGACTTCGCCCGCGCCCTGGCGGAGTACGAGCGCGTGCTCCAGCTCCAGCCCGACGGCAAGGACCCGTACTTCAACCTGGCCATCCTCCACCTGGACCTGGAGCCCGCCGGCATGGACACGCTGGAGCGCCTCCAGAAGGCCGTGTCCTACCTGGCCGAGTACCAGGCCCGGGGCGGCGACGACGAGCGCACCGCCCAGTACGTGAAGGACGCGAACAAGGGCATCGACCGGGAGACCCGCCGCCGCGAGCGCGAACGCAAGGAAGGCCTGCGCAAGGCCGCCGAAGCCGCCGCGAAGCCCGCCGAAGCCCCCGCGAAGCCCGCCGAAGCCCCCGCGAAGCCGCCTGACGCCTCCGTCAAGCCGACTGGCGCCACCGCGAAGTCCCCCGAGCCCTCGACGCCTTCCGGGGCGCCGAAGCCCGCCGCGCCCCCGGCCAAGGCCCCCGAGGCCGCCACGACCCCTGCCCCCTCCCCGGGGCCCCCTGCCGCCCGGCCCGCGGCCTCGGCTAAGGTTCCCTCCGAAGTCCGGTAG
- a CDS encoding tetratricopeptide repeat protein, with amino-acid sequence MRRSFLALLLLVLTPVAGHAAPAKVRGKNARKAAPQAAPPIAPKSAPAPAPVAAPSSRYLDGLGRTPEQEKLLGEVSRALEAYEAESRAFHREVKQLVERRYAQKRSALSSSYEKSLTALESQERTNRLDAISRFEDFLRRYPNEPRATPDVMFRLAELYYERSADENQLARKDYTERVRTLSDEAMADLPPEPEVDFTPSIALYRKLLAQFPDYKLNDGSLYLLAYCLSEQHKDEESLATYQQLTTRYPKSRFATDAWTRIGEYWFEDETDPAALRNAADAYTAATRDTSHRFYDKARYKLAWTYYRMDWFEESVDSFVLLLDHYQSHQQSGDKADEGDLRIEALQYIALSLADESWGGMARAREVFAKRGGRPYEAEVYRRLGNVYFEQLRYPDAIAAYQQVLAREPLAPDAPRLQQRIVQAYERDRRMDLYALESEKLSNDYLPGGAWYEKNKGDPNALSNAQTLAEQSLFSAASYQHQQAQVFQKEGKGDQARTTYASAARAYGTYLERFPRSKSAYAMRFFHAESLFNSDQFDAAARSYELVRDSNQDDAYRHVSAHNAVLAWKAQLDRDVKEGRVPERKPLRATERPKDSAHAPVALAETEARLVKASDAYVAMLPKEEAAPAIAYQAAELFYTHDDFAQARPRFERVVQAYPGHAVAGYATNLIIESFLVDQDWKSVEEVSARLASNTQVVAPGSEQHRELMRFKLAGRFNLAEQLAAQKRYDEAAKKYLQLVDEAPRHEFADKALNNAAVSYEELRRFDSAMKLYERVYRDYPKSQWAHTALFRVAINAHKSYDFDKAVTSYQKLVKDYPAAEEREAALYNAAALLEGQQRYAEAAAAFQRCVELFPHGKNAPENQYRAARILEKQGDTKGEIKALEAFVRKFASKADQAELVVDAKRRMGDAWAKRGNAKEAQRAYAAAADEFDRRRLKPDTQLRAAEAAAYSRFQQAEAVFQRFDALKITGSGKSLEKSFTKKTEALKAVNEAYGKVLPYKQLEWSLASFYRRGYALERFGNTLLEAPVPPEVKRLGDDAVLTYQDMLTQRTVELEERAVQSYADTLKEARKHRVSNAWTHRTLEALNRFRPKEYPVLKAAKGAIAQETVYPDGLVGSLTPHVAPARIETGPAPRLTEEGAR; translated from the coding sequence ATGCGCCGCTCCTTCCTCGCCCTCCTCCTCCTCGTCCTCACGCCCGTGGCCGGCCATGCCGCGCCCGCGAAGGTCCGGGGCAAGAACGCCCGCAAGGCCGCGCCGCAAGCCGCGCCCCCCATCGCTCCGAAGAGCGCCCCGGCCCCCGCGCCGGTCGCCGCCCCCTCCTCCCGCTACCTGGACGGCCTGGGGCGCACGCCCGAACAGGAGAAGCTGCTGGGCGAGGTCAGCCGCGCGCTGGAGGCGTACGAAGCGGAGTCGCGCGCCTTCCACCGCGAGGTGAAGCAGCTGGTGGAGCGCCGCTACGCGCAGAAGCGCTCCGCGCTCTCCAGCTCCTACGAGAAGTCCCTCACCGCGCTGGAGTCGCAGGAGCGCACGAACCGGCTGGATGCCATCTCCCGCTTCGAGGACTTCCTGCGCCGCTACCCGAACGAGCCTCGCGCCACGCCGGACGTGATGTTCCGGCTGGCGGAGCTGTACTACGAGCGCTCGGCGGACGAGAACCAGCTCGCGCGCAAGGACTACACGGAGCGCGTGCGGACGCTGTCCGACGAGGCCATGGCGGACCTGCCGCCGGAGCCGGAGGTGGACTTCACCCCGTCCATCGCGCTGTACCGCAAGCTGCTCGCGCAGTTCCCCGACTACAAGCTCAACGACGGCTCGCTGTACCTGCTGGCCTACTGCCTCTCCGAACAGCACAAGGACGAGGAGAGCCTCGCCACCTACCAGCAGCTCACCACGCGCTACCCGAAGAGCCGCTTCGCCACCGACGCGTGGACGCGCATCGGCGAGTACTGGTTCGAGGACGAGACGGACCCCGCGGCGCTGCGCAACGCCGCCGACGCGTACACCGCCGCCACGCGCGACACGTCCCACCGGTTCTACGACAAGGCCCGCTACAAGCTCGCCTGGACGTACTACCGGATGGACTGGTTCGAGGAGTCCGTGGACAGCTTCGTGCTGCTGCTGGACCACTACCAGTCGCACCAGCAGTCCGGCGACAAGGCGGACGAGGGCGACCTGCGCATCGAAGCGCTCCAGTACATCGCGCTGTCGCTGGCCGACGAGTCCTGGGGCGGCATGGCCCGCGCCCGTGAAGTCTTCGCGAAGCGGGGCGGACGCCCCTACGAGGCGGAGGTCTACCGGCGCCTGGGCAACGTCTACTTCGAGCAGCTGCGCTACCCGGACGCCATCGCCGCGTACCAGCAGGTGCTGGCCAGGGAGCCGCTGGCCCCGGACGCGCCGCGCCTCCAGCAGCGCATCGTCCAGGCCTACGAGCGCGACCGGCGCATGGACCTGTACGCGCTGGAGTCCGAGAAGCTCTCCAACGACTACCTGCCCGGCGGCGCCTGGTACGAGAAGAACAAGGGCGACCCGAACGCGCTGTCCAACGCGCAGACGCTCGCCGAACAGAGCCTGTTCTCCGCCGCCTCGTACCAGCACCAGCAGGCGCAGGTGTTCCAGAAGGAGGGCAAGGGCGACCAGGCCCGGACCACCTACGCGTCCGCCGCCCGCGCGTACGGCACCTACCTGGAGCGCTTCCCGCGCAGCAAGAGCGCGTACGCCATGCGCTTCTTCCACGCGGAGAGCCTCTTCAATTCCGACCAGTTCGACGCGGCGGCGCGCTCCTACGAGCTGGTGCGCGACTCCAACCAGGACGACGCCTACCGCCACGTGTCCGCGCACAACGCGGTGCTCGCGTGGAAGGCCCAGCTCGACCGGGACGTGAAGGAGGGCCGCGTGCCGGAGCGCAAGCCGCTGCGCGCCACCGAGCGCCCGAAGGACAGCGCGCACGCGCCCGTGGCCCTGGCGGAGACGGAGGCGCGGCTGGTGAAGGCGTCCGACGCCTACGTGGCCATGCTCCCGAAGGAGGAGGCCGCGCCCGCCATCGCCTACCAGGCCGCGGAGCTGTTCTACACGCACGACGACTTCGCCCAGGCCCGGCCGCGCTTCGAGCGCGTGGTGCAGGCCTACCCGGGGCACGCGGTGGCGGGCTACGCCACCAACCTCATCATCGAGTCGTTCCTCGTCGACCAGGACTGGAAGAGCGTGGAGGAGGTCAGCGCGCGGCTGGCCAGCAACACGCAGGTGGTGGCCCCGGGCAGCGAGCAGCACCGCGAGCTGATGCGCTTCAAGCTGGCCGGGCGCTTCAACCTGGCCGAACAGCTGGCGGCGCAGAAGCGCTACGACGAGGCGGCGAAGAAGTACCTCCAACTGGTGGACGAGGCCCCGCGCCACGAGTTCGCCGACAAGGCGCTCAACAACGCGGCGGTGTCCTACGAGGAGCTGCGCCGGTTCGACTCGGCGATGAAGCTCTACGAGCGCGTGTACCGCGACTATCCGAAGTCGCAGTGGGCGCACACCGCCCTGTTCCGCGTGGCCATCAACGCGCACAAGTCCTACGACTTCGACAAGGCCGTCACCAGCTACCAGAAGCTGGTGAAGGACTACCCGGCGGCGGAGGAGCGCGAGGCGGCGCTCTACAACGCGGCGGCCCTGCTCGAAGGCCAGCAGCGCTACGCGGAGGCCGCGGCCGCCTTCCAGCGCTGCGTGGAGCTGTTCCCCCACGGCAAGAACGCGCCGGAGAACCAGTACCGCGCGGCCCGCATCCTGGAGAAGCAGGGCGACACGAAGGGTGAAATCAAGGCGCTGGAGGCGTTCGTCCGCAAGTTCGCGAGCAAGGCGGACCAGGCGGAGCTGGTGGTGGACGCGAAGCGGCGCATGGGCGACGCGTGGGCGAAGCGGGGCAACGCGAAGGAGGCCCAGCGCGCGTACGCCGCCGCGGCCGACGAGTTCGACCGGCGCCGCCTGAAGCCCGACACGCAGCTGCGCGCCGCCGAGGCCGCCGCCTACAGCCGCTTCCAGCAGGCGGAGGCCGTGTTCCAGCGCTTCGACGCGCTGAAGATCACCGGCTCCGGCAAGTCCCTGGAGAAGAGCTTCACGAAGAAGACGGAGGCGCTGAAGGCGGTGAACGAGGCGTACGGGAAGGTGCTGCCGTACAAGCAGCTGGAGTGGTCGCTGGCCTCGTTCTACCGGCGCGGGTACGCGCTGGAGCGCTTCGGCAACACGCTGCTGGAGGCCCCCGTGCCGCCCGAGGTGAAGCGCCTGGGTGACGACGCGGTGCTGACGTACCAGGACATGCTCACCCAGCGCACCGTCGAGCTGGAGGAGCGCGCCGTGCAGAGCTACGCCGACACGCTCAAGGAAGCGCGCAAGCACCGCGTCTCCAACGCGTGGACGCACCGCACGCTCGAAGCGCTCAACCGCTTCCGCCCCAAGGAGTACCCCGTCCTCAAGGCGGCCAAGGGCGCCATCGCGCAGGAGACCGTGTACCCGGATGGCCTCGTGGGCAGCCTCACCCCGCATGTGGCCCCCGCGCGCATCGAAACCGGTCCGGCGCCCCGGCTGACGGAAGAAGGCGCGCGATGA
- a CDS encoding tetratricopeptide repeat protein, producing MTATLHALALALSLGAAPAPSPAPKPGAALPPLPASLSSRAASVEAVEAQLRAAEQGLRFVEAQFTERPEPSSTDSQQKRFSEGELYSLLGDWPAASVLFYDLVSDPDFKSNPRYPEAVFYLADALYQQKNDIGARVYLRDVLALPLTPQRYKEAVSRYLAVAGRLQQFEGIDAYVEKVRQLSGGVLAPDIAYVHARGTFKRMDLSPEEHQQRSRALFAPLAQTPGRFRVQAVYHLGVLSVQSGDLPAAIAQFQRIVAPGPDAVVSTHLPEPEAQRFRELARLSLGRLFYELGRYEEALDQYSQVPRESERFPESLLEVAWTYVRKQDFTQAKNATDILLLVAPRSQLAPEAQILQGHLLQKLRQYEEALETYDGVARTFAPARDKVDALLRVNQDPVAYFDNLLARNERSLDVSTLLPPLALQYASTQKEVANAVKMVGDLDSGRQGAGEAKAIAERILEALDARGLEAFPELQEGYTRAEAVDTALTLVEQSLVQAETALVAEKLTPAEREKLLVAQGVREAQRQRFTSLPTTSLELDARRQRMQARVDAVDREAFRLGYELQSLHANAAAVRKWVEDTRDERRADPAEEREFLVQLQAEIAALRDLQSELDRTRARLASERQSTDTSLEGEAAIRARYGAALQQEHAMLHAGESRLSGEDTRVLLRMHAVRSRTDVLRGRVAVARVALRARLEHRLRSIRDKVRAEQALLQGYEQEVATASGDARNLVGRIAYESFRRVRQQFYELVLKADTGTVDVAFSRTQDNAATIQKIAKEKSDALRALDTEFRDVLTTEGGD from the coding sequence GTGACCGCGACGCTGCACGCCCTGGCCCTCGCCCTGTCCCTCGGGGCCGCGCCCGCGCCCTCCCCTGCGCCCAAGCCGGGGGCCGCGCTGCCGCCGCTGCCCGCGTCGCTGAGCAGCCGCGCCGCGTCCGTGGAGGCGGTGGAGGCCCAGCTGCGCGCAGCCGAACAGGGCCTGCGCTTCGTGGAGGCGCAGTTCACCGAGCGCCCCGAGCCCAGCAGCACCGACTCCCAGCAGAAGCGCTTCTCCGAAGGCGAGCTGTACTCGCTGCTGGGGGACTGGCCCGCCGCGTCCGTCCTCTTCTATGACCTGGTGAGCGACCCGGACTTCAAGTCCAACCCGCGCTACCCGGAGGCCGTCTTCTACCTGGCGGACGCGCTCTACCAGCAGAAGAACGACATTGGCGCGCGCGTGTACCTGCGCGACGTGCTGGCGCTGCCCCTGACGCCGCAGCGCTACAAGGAAGCGGTGAGCCGCTACCTGGCGGTGGCCGGGCGGCTCCAGCAGTTCGAGGGCATCGACGCGTACGTGGAGAAGGTCCGCCAGCTGTCCGGCGGCGTGCTGGCCCCGGACATCGCCTACGTGCACGCGCGCGGCACCTTCAAGCGCATGGACCTGTCGCCGGAGGAGCACCAGCAGCGCTCGCGCGCGCTGTTCGCCCCGCTGGCGCAGACGCCGGGCCGCTTCCGCGTGCAGGCCGTCTACCACCTGGGCGTGCTGAGCGTTCAGTCCGGGGACCTGCCCGCGGCCATCGCGCAGTTCCAGCGCATCGTCGCCCCCGGGCCGGACGCGGTGGTGTCCACCCACCTGCCGGAGCCGGAGGCCCAGCGCTTCCGGGAGCTGGCGCGGCTGTCGCTGGGGCGGCTGTTCTACGAGCTGGGCCGCTACGAGGAGGCCCTGGACCAGTACAGCCAGGTGCCGCGCGAGAGCGAGCGCTTCCCGGAGTCGCTGCTGGAGGTGGCGTGGACGTACGTGCGCAAGCAGGACTTCACCCAGGCGAAGAACGCCACGGACATCCTGCTGCTCGTCGCGCCCCGCTCCCAGTTGGCCCCCGAGGCGCAGATCCTCCAGGGCCACCTGCTCCAGAAGCTGCGCCAGTACGAAGAGGCGCTGGAGACCTATGACGGCGTGGCGCGCACGTTCGCCCCGGCGCGCGACAAGGTGGACGCACTCCTGCGCGTGAACCAGGACCCCGTCGCGTACTTCGACAACCTCCTGGCGCGCAACGAGCGCTCCCTGGACGTGAGCACGCTGCTGCCGCCGCTGGCGCTCCAGTACGCGTCCACGCAGAAGGAGGTCGCGAACGCGGTGAAGATGGTGGGCGACCTCGACAGCGGCCGTCAGGGCGCGGGCGAGGCGAAGGCCATCGCGGAGCGCATCCTGGAGGCGCTGGACGCGCGCGGGCTGGAGGCGTTCCCGGAGCTGCAGGAGGGCTACACCCGCGCGGAGGCGGTGGACACGGCGCTCACGCTGGTGGAGCAGTCCCTGGTGCAGGCGGAGACCGCGCTGGTGGCGGAGAAGCTGACGCCCGCCGAGCGCGAGAAGCTGCTCGTCGCCCAGGGTGTGCGCGAGGCCCAGCGCCAGCGGTTCACGTCGCTGCCCACCACCAGCCTGGAGCTGGACGCGCGCCGTCAGCGCATGCAGGCGCGCGTGGACGCGGTGGACCGCGAGGCCTTCCGGCTGGGGTACGAACTGCAGAGCCTGCACGCCAACGCGGCCGCCGTGCGCAAGTGGGTGGAGGACACCCGCGACGAGCGGCGGGCGGACCCCGCGGAGGAGCGGGAGTTCCTCGTGCAGTTGCAGGCGGAGATCGCCGCGCTGCGCGATTTGCAGTCGGAGCTGGACCGCACCCGCGCCCGGCTCGCGAGCGAGCGGCAGTCCACGGACACGTCGCTGGAGGGCGAGGCCGCCATCCGCGCCCGGTACGGCGCCGCGCTCCAGCAGGAGCACGCGATGCTGCACGCGGGCGAAAGCCGGCTGTCCGGCGAGGACACCCGCGTGCTGCTGCGCATGCACGCGGTGCGCTCGCGCACGGACGTGCTCCGGGGCCGGGTGGCGGTGGCCCGGGTGGCGCTGCGCGCGCGGCTGGAGCACCGCCTGCGGTCCATCCGCGACAAGGTGCGGGCCGAACAGGCGCTCCTCCAGGGCTACGAGCAGGAGGTGGCGACGGCCTCCGGGGACGCGCGCAACCTGGTGGGCCGCATCGCCTACGAGAGCTTCCGCCGCGTGCGGCAGCAGTTCTACGAGCTGGTGCTCAAGGCCGACACCGGCACGGTGGACGTGGCCTTCAGCCGCACGCAGGACAACGCGGCGACCATCCAGAAGATCGCCAAGGAGAAGAGCGACGCCCTGCGCGCGCTGGACACCGAGTTCCGGGACGTCCTGACGACCGAAGGGGGGGACTGA
- a CDS encoding dihydrolipoamide acetyltransferase: protein MRVASATFRLLALLSAGLCGPVFAQGASPAAPPPPAAATSAPAAPTGVAPQAPAGEQTADEAFTSRVKTLEEQVVDLKEKIFRSKARLLLLQETVMGGDLSTGARAVLVHKNEMGNAFQLESVVYALDGAPIFTQVDTQGDLNRHQALEVFNGRIVPGQHQLAVRLVYRGSGYGVFSYLEGYKFKVQSSYTFNAESGKVTTVNVVGVEKGGLTTDLKDRPAVRYDIEVAKDTRTPPPKPPATSGTQGAPGVLPASTSSETK, encoded by the coding sequence GTGCGCGTCGCATCCGCCACCTTCCGTCTCCTCGCGCTCCTGAGCGCTGGCCTTTGCGGGCCGGTGTTCGCGCAAGGGGCTTCCCCTGCCGCTCCTCCTCCTCCTGCCGCCGCCACGTCCGCGCCGGCCGCGCCCACCGGCGTCGCGCCCCAGGCTCCGGCCGGTGAGCAGACCGCGGACGAGGCCTTCACCTCCCGGGTCAAGACGCTGGAGGAGCAGGTCGTCGACCTGAAGGAGAAGATCTTCCGCTCCAAGGCGCGCCTGCTGCTGCTGCAGGAGACGGTGATGGGCGGCGACCTGTCCACCGGCGCCCGCGCGGTGCTGGTGCACAAGAACGAGATGGGCAACGCGTTCCAGTTGGAGTCGGTGGTGTACGCGCTGGACGGCGCGCCCATCTTCACCCAGGTGGACACGCAGGGGGACCTGAACCGGCACCAGGCGCTGGAGGTCTTCAACGGCCGCATCGTGCCGGGACAGCACCAGCTCGCGGTGCGGCTGGTCTACCGGGGCAGCGGCTACGGCGTGTTCAGCTACCTGGAAGGCTACAAGTTCAAGGTGCAATCCAGCTACACCTTCAACGCGGAGTCCGGGAAGGTCACCACGGTGAACGTGGTGGGCGTGGAGAAGGGCGGCCTCACCACCGACCTGAAGGACCGGCCCGCGGTGCGATACGACATCGAAGTGGCCAAGGACACGCGCACGCCGCCCCCCAAGCCGCCCGCCACCTCCGGGACGCAGGGCGCGCCGGGCGTGCTGCCGGCCTCCACCTCCAGCGAGACGAAGTAG
- the mglA gene encoding gliding-motility regulator Ras-like GTPase MglA has translation MSFINYSSREINCKIVYYGPGLCGKTTNLQYIYNKTAADTKGKLISLSTETDRTLFFDFLPLSLGEIRGFKTRFHLYTVPGQVFYDASRKLILKGVDGVVFVADSQIERMEANMESFENLRINLAEQGYDLNKIPAVMQYNKRDLPNAVTTEEMHKTLNPRNMPEYQAVAPTGVGVFDTLKAVAKLVLTELRKGG, from the coding sequence ATGTCCTTCATCAATTACTCATCCCGCGAAATCAACTGCAAGATTGTCTATTACGGGCCGGGGCTCTGCGGGAAGACCACGAACCTCCAGTACATCTACAACAAGACGGCGGCCGACACGAAGGGCAAGCTCATCTCGCTCTCCACGGAGACGGACCGCACGCTCTTCTTCGACTTCCTGCCCCTGTCGCTGGGTGAGATCCGCGGCTTCAAGACGCGCTTCCACCTCTACACGGTGCCCGGTCAGGTGTTCTACGACGCCAGCCGCAAGCTCATCCTCAAGGGCGTGGACGGCGTGGTGTTCGTGGCCGACAGTCAGATTGAGCGCATGGAAGCGAACATGGAATCGTTCGAGAACCTGCGCATCAACCTGGCCGAGCAGGGCTACGACCTGAACAAGATTCCGGCCGTCATGCAGTACAACAAGCGTGACCTGCCCAACGCCGTCACGACCGAAGAGATGCACAAGACGCTCAACCCCCGGAACATGCCGGAGTACCAGGCCGTGGCCCCGACGGGTGTGGGTGTCTTCGACACGCTCAAGGCCGTCGCGAAGCTCGTGCTCACCGAGCTGCGCAAGGGCGGTTGA
- the mglB gene encoding gliding-motility regulator GTPase-activating protein MglB, with translation MGTQLVMYEEEFTKINAVCDRLTKDANAKVVFLVDKNGQLISSAGQTQNIDTTSLASLTAGNVAAMGGLAKLIGENEFPNQFHEGAKDSLYMTIVGSRVVLVVIFDNRTSLGLVRLRIKKASDELTKIFESLVKKTDSPGAGSPFAEISDDDIDNLFSE, from the coding sequence ATGGGCACGCAACTGGTGATGTACGAAGAGGAGTTCACCAAGATCAACGCCGTTTGCGACCGGCTCACCAAGGACGCGAACGCGAAGGTGGTCTTCCTCGTCGACAAGAACGGCCAGCTCATCTCCTCGGCGGGCCAGACGCAGAACATCGACACCACGTCGCTCGCGTCGCTGACGGCCGGCAACGTGGCCGCCATGGGCGGACTGGCGAAGCTCATCGGGGAGAACGAATTTCCCAACCAGTTCCATGAAGGGGCGAAGGACAGCCTCTACATGACCATCGTCGGCAGCCGGGTGGTGCTGGTCGTCATCTTCGACAACCGCACGAGCCTGGGTCTGGTGCGCCTGCGCATCAAGAAGGCCAGCGACGAGCTGACGAAGATCTTCGAAAGCCTCGTGAAGAAGACCGACAGCCCCGGAGCCGGTTCGCCGTTCGCCGAGATCTCCGACGACGATATCGACAACCTCTTCAGCGAGTAA